Genomic segment of Umezawaea sp. Da 62-37:
TGGACGTGCCTCTAGTTGACGGAACCGTCACGTTGCCCACCATCGGACTGGCCCGGATCGACGGCGAACGGCGGCGATGGGGCATCGCCACGGTCAGCGGAGGCCACGGAGGGCTTCGCGTCCGCGGCGCCACCGGCACCGTTCGGGTCGAGGGCGATCTCACGGCCGATGCCGAGGGCTGGTGCGCCACCCGTCGACTCCGAGTCCCGGCGGTGGACCTCCTGCTCGACGACCTGGACCCGTTCCGCGGGTTCGGGGAACGCCTGCCACCCGCTCGACTGGACGGGGACGAGGTCGCCCGGTGGCAGAACTGCCTGACCCGGACGTGGACACTGCTCACCGAACACCACGCGGCGACCGCCGACGCGCTTGCCACCGGGTTGACCGTGCTGGTGCCGAGGCTGCCATCGGGAAGGTTCCAACCGTACAGCGCATCAGCCCAGGACGCCTTCGGGTGCGTCGCGCTGTCCCTGCCGTCCAGTGCCGTCGACTTCGCGGCAACGCTTGTCCACGAGTTCCAGCACAGCAAGCTCTGCGCTCTCCTGGATCTGGTCGAACTGCACCGCGATGACCACTCGGGCCGCCGGTTCTACGCACCCTGGCGCGACGACCCCCGCCCGTTCGGCGGGCTCCTGCACGGCAGCTACTCCTTCGTCGGTGTCGCCGGGTTCTGGCGCGTGCAACGCCGGGTGGACAACACGCCCCTGGCCCACTTCGAGTTCGCGCACTGGCGCGAGCAGACGCGCCGCGCGACCCGAACCCTGGGGGAAGCGTCCAACCTCACGAGCCTCGGGCGCCGCTTCGTCGCCGCCATGTCGGAGCAGCTCTCGGCTTGGTGCGCCGAGCCCGTTCCCGCAGACTCGCTGTCGGCCGCGCGGCTCGCCGCGGCCGACCACCACGCGACCTGGCGGCTTCGACACCTGCGACCCGATCCGCTCCACGTCGCCCTCCTCGCGGACGCGTGGCTCACCTCGGTACCACGGCCCCTCCACCCGGAACCGCGGCCGACCATGGTCCCGGCCGCCGAGGTCCCGGACGATCCCACGCCGCGCATGACGTTGACCCGCACGATGCTCGCCGACCCGGACCAGTTCGCGGCCATCCGCGACGACCCGCGGATCATCCCCGGCACCACCGACGCCGACATCGCCCTGGTGGCAGGTGATGTCAGTGCCGCAGCGCGCGGCTATCTCGAACTCGTGCGCGACGCATCCGATGACGCCTGCGCGTGGGCCGGGCTCGGCCGCGCCCTCCACGCAAAACCGGCCGGTGCAGCCCTGCTGCACCGGCCGGAACTCGTCAAAGCCGTGTACCGCAAGGTTCTGCGGTCGTCGGGCTCCGCACCCGACCCGATCCGACTGGCCGCCTGGATCGGCGTGACCTAGATCTGCATCGGGTCGATGTCGCAGTCGGCGCGGATGTTCTGCATGGCGCCCATGCTCGCGGGGTGCCCTGGACCGAGGACGCGTTGGAAACGCGTGACCACATCGCCCTGGACCTCTTCGGCCCTGCCGGTCTCACCAAGCCCGCGGAGGTCGAGCGCGATGTTGGCATCCAGGGCCAGCGTCGACGGGTGGTCTGCGCCGAGCACCCGCTCGGACCGCTCCCTGATGACGACGTCCATGTCGTACGCGGCCTGGAACTCCCCCATGGCGTGCAGATCGCTGGCGAGGTTGGTCGCGCAGACGAGGGTGAAGAAGTGGTCCGGGGTCAGCACCTGCTCGAACCGCTCGAACGCGCGTTCGTTGATCTCCCTCGCCCTTCCCGGATCTCCGAGGAGGCGAAGGGTGACCGCCAGGTTGGTGGCGCCCGCCAAAGCGAACGGGTGATCCTCACCCATCGCGTCCCGGTACAGGCTCCACACCTTGTCACCGAGTTGCCGCGCACCCTTCAGGTCCTTGGTCTGGCGCAGCGACACCGAGTGGTTCATGCCTGCGGACATCGCATCGGGATGACGTGCGCCGTACCGGTCGAGCAGTCCGCGGTAGGACTCGTCCGACAGCAGCCTGCCGCCTTCGTGGTCCCCCGCCTTGCGCCGGGCGACCGACAGGTTCTTGATGGCCGACAGGCTCAGGCTGTTGTGGCTGCCGACAACGTCCCGGAACCTCTGGACAGTGACCTCCTGGAACCTGCACGCACCGTTGTAGTCGCCGCATTCGCGGAGGTCAACGGAGAGGTTGTCGAGCGTGAGCAGGGTGAACCTGTGATCGTCCCCGAGCGTGATGGCACGGCGACGCCAGGTGTCGTCGTCCAGCGCCCTGGCCGCCTGGAGATCGCCGGTCAGCCGCATGCTCAGCGCGTAGTTGTTGGCCGCCCTCAACGTTTCCGGGTCGTCGTCGCCGAACGCGCGGCGAGCCCTGCGGTAGGTGTCCTCGTTGAGCAGGCGCGCGCGTTGGAACTCGCCCCGTGCACGGAGGTCGGACGCCACGCCGTGCGCGGTGAGCAGGGTTTCCTCGTGATCGTCGCCAAGCGTCGCCTGCAACCGCTCCAGGGTGTGCTCCGCGATCCGGCCGGACTCGGCGTAGCGGCCGAGCGCCCGCAGCGCGCGGCCGTGCCAGCGACTGGCAATCAGCGTGTCGAGGTCGTCCTCGCCCAACTCGGAGTCCCCCTTCCATATCTCGACCATCTCGGCGGCCAGCTCGCGTGCGCGCTCCGGGTCGCCCCAGGCGAACAGGAAGTTCGCCATGTTGATGGCGAGCTTGCGCACCCATCCGTCGTCACCCTCGACCAGCCGGGTGGCGCGCACGTGGGGCAGCAATTCCTGGTAGCGCTGCCAGTGGCTGACGTCCTCGGGCTGATTGGGGTCGCCGTTGGCGAGCAGCAGGTGCGCGACGTGCCGCATCCGCTGCTGCTCCTCGGAATTCATCTGGCTGCGCAGCACGGTCTGGACCAACCGGTGGAGCTGGATGGTGTCCCTGCGGTGGTCGATCCTGGCCAGGCTGTACCGGTTGATCTCCCGAATCGCACGACCCAGCAGCACCGGGTTGCGCAGCGCGTCGGCCAAGGCCTGGGGGAACGGCAGGTTCCTGACGCCCGCGAGGAGCTTGCGGGCGATCGGCTCGGGGGCGAAGAACGAGCAGACCTGGAGCAGCTCCAGCGCGGCGGGGTGCTGCTCGCGCAAGCGGTCGAGCGACATGTTCCACGCGGCCGCCACCGTAAGCGGGTAGTCGGTGGGCGGCGGGTCGATGCTGAGCAGCTCGGCCCGCTTGTCCTCGAACAGCTCCACGTACTCGTCGGCGGACATGCCGGTCTCGGCGCGCCACGCGGCGGCCTGGTCCACCGCGAGCGGCAGATCCCCGAGCACTTCGGCCAGGCGTTCCGCATCGGCGTCGGGGAGATCCGGGTTGCGCCGCTGCAACAGCCGTCTGCTCTCCTCGCGGGTGAAGACGTCGACCGACAACGAGGAAGCGACGCTCGCCCAGCTCGCGTTGCGCGAGGTGATCAGGACGTGTCCCGCTCCGTGCGGGAAGTACCTGCGGACGTCTTCCGGCGCGTCCGCGTTGTCGAAAATCAGCAGCCAGCGGCGGTACGGTTCACCGACCCGCAAAGCCTCCAGGACCGCGGGAACCGCAGTGTCGGCCGCGGGCTCGGCGCGCAGTCCCAGCCGGATGCAGAGGTTCACGTACGCGGCTTGGATCTGGTCGACGTCCTCGGCGGAGATCCACCAGATCAGGTCGTAGTCCGACATGTGGCGGTGTACGAACTCGACCGCGATCTGGGACTTGCCGATGCCCCCGAGGCCGTGCAGCGCCTCGGGCAGGACCGCGGTCGGGTCGCCTTGGTTGAGCCGGGTGTGGAGGTCGTCGAGCAGTTCGGCGCGGCCGGTGAAGTTGACGTTCCGGAGCGGTACGGCCCCGAGCACGGCGGGCTGCTCCGCGGGACGTGTGTGCGGCGATACCGCATCGCTGTGCGTGCTGAGTGCGGTCACGTCGTCATCGCGGTGCGCATGAATGCGAGCCACCCCATCGGTATTTCTTATCGGTCCAGCCGGCCACGGTCGTGGGACTGACGCCCTTCGGGCGGGCGACGAACCTACCGGCTGACTACCAGCCGAAACAAGTTCAGAGTTACCACTATCTGCGGAAAGTACACCCGCAAGGGTGATCGCTCTCCTGACGTACGGTCCCGAAAGTGCACGTAGGACATCGTGTTGTAGATGCACAAAGGGGAGGGCCGCTACCGAAAGAACCGGAATTTCGGCGGTGTCGGGCGCGCTCAGGACTTCGCGGAGATTGCCGACCGCCTCGACCCTCGCCCCCAGAAAATCCTCTACCAGTCGGAATACGGAGGAGGTATCGGATCTCGCCCCGCCCGCCAGTAGCTCGGACCGGACACCGGGGTGAAAATCGTAGTCGAGCACGCTTGATCCGTACCCGTTGACCGAATGGGTGTACGGCCTGATCAGACCGCCGAGGAAGACCTCCGCAAGGTGTGCCGCGGTGGACGCGGGCATCAGCGCTTCCTGCACCACCCTCATCATCGGGATCGACAGCGGAGCAGCCGCGAAGAGCACCGCGAGGCGGAACGCGGTCGGGGTCGCGATCCGCCGGAAGCGCAGCACCCGTTCCACCGGGTCGAGCGCCACCTCCGCCCCCGTTTCCCCGTGGTCCGGGTCAGTCACCCGAAGGGCGGGAAGTTCCACTTCACCCGATCCAGTTGCAGTCACGAGGTCGACCCAGCGGCCGAACCACCTGCCATCGAGCTCCAGCACCGGAACCGGCAGCACCCCCGGCCCGTCGTCGGCCACACCGGTCTCGACCGGTGTCGCGGTCCAGCGCACCGCGGGAAGCATGGCTGCCGGGCTGCTCCACCTGGCCATCCGCGTCGTGATGCCCGACCACGACGCCCACATGCCCGATGGCAGAACCTGCAGAACCGCCACTGGCCCGTTCCGCCCCCACCTGGTCAGCAGGTCGTGGACACCACCCGTCCGCCAACTCGCCCCGACCCCATCGGTGAGCAGCAGCACGATCCGGCGTCCGGTCGGATCGGTCACCATCGCGGGTGCCTGGACCGACGAGCGAACGGACGGGCCGCGCAGCACGAGACCGTTCCCGGTCCGGTCGGTGTCGAGTCGGGCCATCCGCACGTCCCGGAACGCCCCCTGGCGTTGCAGCAACCCGCGGAACTCCGCAGCGCAGCGGTGCCAGATCCGCATCGACACGCTGTCGTCCACCACCAGCACGACGTCGAACGGGTGCACCTGCGCGGGCCGTCGTTCGGGCAGCCAAAGCCCTTCCTCCGCTGCGCGGACCGCGGTCGCCTCCTCGTCGAGGACCTGGTCCACCGGTGAAGGAACGGTCCGCATCAACGGCCTCAGAGCCCGTGCGATCGCACGGGCGTCCGGGAGCTGCGACGTACCGGACCACCGCACCCACCCCCGGCGGTCCGAACCCGGCGGGCCCGATGACCTGACGGCCTCCGCGGACAGCTGGATCCGGCCGGGGTCGCGACCCGCCGGTCCGCCCGCGGGATCGCGGTCCGACCGCTCCGGCGGTTCGGAGTCGGGTGACGTCGGGGGGTCGAAGGGCTCGGCGGGCGTTTCCGACCGGCGCCGCGGCGGACCACCCTGCGCCTCCCGGATGTGGGTGGCGAGCCACAGCGCGTCGGCCAGCTCATCCGGTCTGAGCTGACCTGTGCCGATGCGCCCCCGCCGCCCCGCGGTCATTCCACTCCCGCCACGCCCAGTTCACGCCAGAGCGCGTCGCACAGCCGCCGCCAGCTGCCGTCGTCCGCGTAGGCACCCGATGTCGCCATGTAGACCGAGTTCAGCAACTGGTCCGCAGCCAGCCCGCCGTCACGCGCGCTGCGGTCGACGAACGACCGGATCAGTTCCCTTGCGTGGGTCAGTTCCGCACCGTGGAAGTGTGCCGCGACGATGTTCGCCAGCTGCTCGATCGTCGGATCCGGCATCTCCAGCCGCAGGCATCGGCGCAGGAAGGCGGGCGGGAACTCCCTTTCCCCGTTGCTCGTCACCACCACGATCGGAAAAGCGTTGCAGCGCACCAAACCGCGGTGCACCACGGCGGCGCTGTCCTGGTCCGCGGTGAACACGCGGACGTCCGGCTGGCGTCCGGCGATCCGCAGCAGCGGTCGGATCCGGAACTCGCCGTCCTCGAAGACGCTCAGCAGGTCGTTGGGGAGGTCGATGTCGGACTTGTCCAGCTCGTCGATCAGCAGCACCCTCGGCGTCCGGTAGGGCAGCAGAGCCGTACCCAGCGCCCCCAGGTGCACGAACTCTCCGATGTCGGGCTCCTGGTCGCGCTGCGCCGCAGCGGCCTGCACGCGACCGATCGCGTCGTACTCCCAAAGGCCTTCCTGCAACGTGCTGC
This window contains:
- the fxsT gene encoding FxSxx-COOH system tetratricopeptide repeat protein, which encodes MTAGRRGRIGTGQLRPDELADALWLATHIREAQGGPPRRRSETPAEPFDPPTSPDSEPPERSDRDPAGGPAGRDPGRIQLSAEAVRSSGPPGSDRRGWVRWSGTSQLPDARAIARALRPLMRTVPSPVDQVLDEEATAVRAAEEGLWLPERRPAQVHPFDVVLVVDDSVSMRIWHRCAAEFRGLLQRQGAFRDVRMARLDTDRTGNGLVLRGPSVRSSVQAPAMVTDPTGRRIVLLLTDGVGASWRTGGVHDLLTRWGRNGPVAVLQVLPSGMWASWSGITTRMARWSSPAAMLPAVRWTATPVETGVADDGPGVLPVPVLELDGRWFGRWVDLVTATGSGEVELPALRVTDPDHGETGAEVALDPVERVLRFRRIATPTAFRLAVLFAAAPLSIPMMRVVQEALMPASTAAHLAEVFLGGLIRPYTHSVNGYGSSVLDYDFHPGVRSELLAGGARSDTSSVFRLVEDFLGARVEAVGNLREVLSAPDTAEIPVLSVAALPFVHLQHDVLRALSGPYVRRAITLAGVLSADSGNSELVSAGSQPVGSSPARRASVPRPWPAGPIRNTDGVARIHAHRDDDVTALSTHSDAVSPHTRPAEQPAVLGAVPLRNVNFTGRAELLDDLHTRLNQGDPTAVLPEALHGLGGIGKSQIAVEFVHRHMSDYDLIWWISAEDVDQIQAAYVNLCIRLGLRAEPAADTAVPAVLEALRVGEPYRRWLLIFDNADAPEDVRRYFPHGAGHVLITSRNASWASVASSLSVDVFTREESRRLLQRRNPDLPDADAERLAEVLGDLPLAVDQAAAWRAETGMSADEYVELFEDKRAELLSIDPPPTDYPLTVAAAWNMSLDRLREQHPAALELLQVCSFFAPEPIARKLLAGVRNLPFPQALADALRNPVLLGRAIREINRYSLARIDHRRDTIQLHRLVQTVLRSQMNSEEQQRMRHVAHLLLANGDPNQPEDVSHWQRYQELLPHVRATRLVEGDDGWVRKLAINMANFLFAWGDPERARELAAEMVEIWKGDSELGEDDLDTLIASRWHGRALRALGRYAESGRIAEHTLERLQATLGDDHEETLLTAHGVASDLRARGEFQRARLLNEDTYRRARRAFGDDDPETLRAANNYALSMRLTGDLQAARALDDDTWRRRAITLGDDHRFTLLTLDNLSVDLRECGDYNGACRFQEVTVQRFRDVVGSHNSLSLSAIKNLSVARRKAGDHEGGRLLSDESYRGLLDRYGARHPDAMSAGMNHSVSLRQTKDLKGARQLGDKVWSLYRDAMGEDHPFALAGATNLAVTLRLLGDPGRAREINERAFERFEQVLTPDHFFTLVCATNLASDLHAMGEFQAAYDMDVVIRERSERVLGADHPSTLALDANIALDLRGLGETGRAEEVQGDVVTRFQRVLGPGHPASMGAMQNIRADCDIDPMQI
- a CDS encoding HEXXH motif domain-containing protein yields the protein MTRPHQLPRAEFDALATGGGGPSSIRHLVTTNHSKHLALLRAVLDSADAQPEAQGPLSHVSVAWELLVEVQRARPDVVDRLLRHPVVGIWVVHALRRLRRTAVDPAPLWVTLGYLHCVAAAAAIHAGLRFALDVPLVDGTVTLPTIGLARIDGERRRWGIATVSGGHGGLRVRGATGTVRVEGDLTADAEGWCATRRLRVPAVDLLLDDLDPFRGFGERLPPARLDGDEVARWQNCLTRTWTLLTEHHAATADALATGLTVLVPRLPSGRFQPYSASAQDAFGCVALSLPSSAVDFAATLVHEFQHSKLCALLDLVELHRDDHSGRRFYAPWRDDPRPFGGLLHGSYSFVGVAGFWRVQRRVDNTPLAHFEFAHWREQTRRATRTLGEASNLTSLGRRFVAAMSEQLSAWCAEPVPADSLSAARLAAADHHATWRLRHLRPDPLHVALLADAWLTSVPRPLHPEPRPTMVPAAEVPDDPTPRMTLTRTMLADPDQFAAIRDDPRIIPGTTDADIALVAGDVSAAARGYLELVRDASDDACAWAGLGRALHAKPAGAALLHRPELVKAVYRKVLRSSGSAPDPIRLAAWIGVT
- a CDS encoding MoxR family ATPase, producing the protein MNPADTSPDGDPRWWIYRGTGQPRQESDPTAVLPPPPSWRTFDGGPVIPPVDLTGGQAEYERRLGVASAVRMQDMPTDEVTMVNAALYLRRPLLVTGRPGTGKSSLAYKVARELRLGPVLRWPISSRSTLQEGLWEYDAIGRVQAAAAQRDQEPDIGEFVHLGALGTALLPYRTPRVLLIDELDKSDIDLPNDLLSVFEDGEFRIRPLLRIAGRQPDVRVFTADQDSAAVVHRGLVRCNAFPIVVVTSNGEREFPPAFLRRCLRLEMPDPTIEQLANIVAAHFHGAELTHARELIRSFVDRSARDGGLAADQLLNSVYMATSGAYADDGSWRRLCDALWRELGVAGVE